From a region of the Deltaproteobacteria bacterium genome:
- a CDS encoding serine/threonine protein kinase: MRHVHAWATLDHRMLGPDRCPDDNAVTRWLEGRTDAATGEAIRRHADRCTACKQWLAALSPELETDATTTEIAGRYELRQRIGAGAMGAVYAAFDRRLGREVAVKLVRPDAAPAAREELGARILREARALARLAHPNVLAVFDAGVHDDAVFLATELVRGRDVRAWLAANAPSPRAVVDVFVQAARGLAAAHSAGIVHRDVKPDNILVGDDGRVRLADFGLARGAPAPGGAEATASFAGTPAYLAPELYAGVAPDERSDQFALCVSLFEAVYGARPFAGATATAYGAEVRAGRRARAPDPPGLAGLGAVIARGLEPDPDRRFPSVADLADALERIATGATRRQTARRRVAIGAVASAVAIAAALAGTRGRPAAAPGARAAAGPDAALAVAAHFAAHAGPAGPPALPAAAGPDAGAAAIALPGVDASNAAPVAVLLKRARERLEVRDGPGCIAALDAGDLASPLPPGVALVRASCEMLAGQCERGVATLRAALAPTQTERELASTIRNLLTSYCPAELADTRAERIARLYVQVNGDDDARCAGAAPVWAALADRTPDDADDGDIGDVLRLGIGIAQCQARLGRCADAIATQRRLETVAGRPVTAPLRCPAR, from the coding sequence GGCGATCCGTCGACACGCCGACCGATGCACCGCGTGCAAACAGTGGCTCGCGGCGCTGTCCCCCGAACTGGAAACCGATGCGACCACGACGGAGATCGCCGGCCGCTACGAGCTGCGCCAACGCATCGGAGCCGGCGCGATGGGCGCGGTCTATGCGGCGTTCGACCGCCGCCTCGGCCGCGAGGTGGCCGTCAAGCTGGTTCGCCCCGACGCCGCGCCGGCAGCGCGTGAGGAACTCGGCGCGCGGATCCTGCGCGAGGCGCGCGCGCTCGCTCGCCTCGCGCATCCGAACGTGCTCGCCGTGTTCGACGCCGGGGTGCACGACGACGCGGTGTTCCTCGCGACCGAACTCGTGCGCGGGCGCGACGTGCGCGCGTGGCTGGCCGCGAACGCTCCCTCGCCGCGCGCGGTCGTCGACGTGTTCGTACAGGCCGCACGCGGGCTGGCGGCCGCGCACTCGGCGGGCATCGTCCACCGCGACGTCAAACCGGACAACATCCTCGTCGGCGACGACGGGCGCGTGCGGCTCGCCGACTTCGGCCTCGCCCGCGGCGCGCCGGCGCCCGGCGGCGCGGAGGCCACCGCCTCGTTCGCGGGGACGCCGGCCTACCTGGCTCCCGAGCTGTACGCGGGCGTCGCGCCCGACGAGCGGTCCGATCAGTTCGCGCTATGCGTGTCTCTGTTCGAGGCGGTCTATGGCGCGCGCCCGTTCGCGGGCGCCACCGCGACGGCCTACGGTGCCGAGGTGCGCGCGGGCCGTCGCGCCCGCGCCCCCGATCCGCCGGGCCTGGCCGGGCTCGGCGCCGTCATCGCGCGAGGACTCGAGCCCGATCCCGACCGCCGGTTCCCCTCGGTCGCCGACCTCGCCGACGCGCTAGAGCGCATCGCGACCGGCGCGACACGGCGCCAGACCGCCCGCCGCCGCGTCGCCATCGGCGCCGTCGCGTCCGCAGTCGCGATCGCCGCCGCGCTCGCCGGCACGCGGGGCCGGCCCGCCGCTGCGCCCGGCGCGCGCGCCGCCGCCGGCCCCGACGCCGCACTGGCCGTCGCCGCGCACTTCGCCGCGCACGCCGGACCTGCCGGCCCGCCCGCATTGCCAGCCGCCGCCGGCCCCGATGCCGGAGCTGCCGCGATCGCGCTGCCCGGCGTCGATGCGAGTAACGCGGCCCCCGTCGCCGTCCTCCTCAAGCGCGCCCGCGAGCGGCTCGAGGTCCGCGACGGCCCCGGCTGCATCGCCGCCCTCGACGCCGGCGATCTCGCCTCGCCACTGCCGCCAGGCGTGGCCCTCGTACGCGCCTCGTGCGAGATGCTGGCGGGGCAGTGCGAGCGGGGGGTGGCCACGTTGCGCGCCGCGCTCGCGCCCACGCAGACCGAACGGGAGCTGGCGTCGACGATCCGGAACCTGCTCACGTCCTATTGCCCGGCCGAACTCGCCGACACGCGCGCCGAGCGCATCGCCCGCCTCTACGTCCAGGTCAACGGGGACGACGACGCGCGCTGCGCCGGCGCCGCGCCGGTGTGGGCCGCGCTGGCCGATCGCACGCCGGACGACGCGGACGACGGCGACATCGGCGACGTCCTCCGACTCGGCATCGGCATCGCGCAGTGCCAGGCGCGCCTCGGGCGCTGCGCGGACGCGATCGCCACGCAGCGGCGCCTCGAAACCGTCGCCGGGCGGCCCGTCACCGCGCCGCTCCGATGTCCGGCGCGTTGA